From a region of the Armatimonas rosea genome:
- a CDS encoding ribonucleoside-diphosphate reductase subunit alpha: MTINLPEILRDLEIKRAALLPEDEKPHFDGREAVHDLMGLPELEVQLVGKDQERTFAPEMAAQIVGDALVTFHFARGQQEVNTDENRVFVRDTTVRVVEKLSRLGENGRGARLSDYDLSVLVEAALIEKGAYEIAKALVMQRTTMPTSQNTIPAEQMRLIRRNGQVVPWNQDKIEVAVRKAFLSMKMESDAAPQITARVSERARGLGMTYIPIETVQDLVQEELVLGGYMKVAEDYILYRAKRMMLRASEVSQSNAPDPQFALIPVTEDDGTSNFWDGEDLRKRIQFASIGLDLCLSAGEIEAELRRSIRADIRREDLNKTIVLNAKMLMERDADFSFFAGRILLTYIYEETLTWDIVRDGIAGLKEAHKKAFKAYLDYGVQIERLSPNILSYDIDRLANALDPTADLDFDYLGLQTLYDRYLITDKTGKRPRRLEAPQFFWMRVAMGLFYADAQNKEEHALELYTMYKSRRFCSSTPTLFNSGTLHSQLSSCYLYKVDDSIESIMIRGIAENAFLSKWAGGLGGSWTAVRGTGSHIKGTNGESQGVIPFLKMHNDQLVAVNQGGKRAGSGCAYLEVWHNDIFDFLELRKNTGDERRRTHDMNTANWIPDLFMKRMEAREMWTLFRSSDVPDLHDLFGAAFEKRYAEYEKMADEGKINGRKVEAIELWKAMLKLIFETGHPWITFKDPCNVRSPQDHVGVIHSSNLCTEITLNTGPEETAVCNLGSVILDNHLTPSGEIDHVKLRETIQIAVRALDNVIDINYYPTKPAETSNKRHRPVGMGVMGLQYALYKKDIPFASQEAVEFNDEFMEAVAYYAYEASSDLAAERGSYSTFAGSKWDRGLLPADTVELLEKERGVEIKVARGGKLDWASLREKIKTQGMRNSNVLAIAPTATIANIMGTSPCIEPMYKNLFVKSNLSGDFVVLNSFLVKDLKAAGLWNTEIVDQIKYFDGDLHNIAEIPQAIKEKYLTAFQIPYEFLIDAGARRQKWIDQSQSLNLFLGTPDMKALSHMYRYAWHAGLKTTYYLRTLGASNIEKATVSLKMRETPAATEAPVKKVFTDAEKAACSIEAMRNGEECEACQ; this comes from the coding sequence ATGACAATCAATCTGCCGGAAATCTTGCGCGATCTTGAGATCAAGCGCGCGGCGCTGCTGCCTGAGGACGAGAAGCCTCACTTTGACGGACGCGAGGCCGTCCACGACCTGATGGGTCTGCCAGAGCTGGAAGTGCAGCTGGTGGGCAAGGATCAGGAGCGGACCTTTGCACCAGAGATGGCGGCGCAGATTGTCGGGGATGCGCTGGTGACCTTCCACTTTGCCCGTGGGCAGCAGGAGGTCAACACCGACGAGAACCGGGTGTTTGTGCGCGATACTACCGTCCGCGTGGTGGAGAAGCTCTCCCGGCTGGGCGAGAACGGGCGCGGCGCACGCCTCAGCGACTACGACCTCTCCGTGCTGGTCGAGGCGGCCCTGATCGAGAAGGGGGCCTACGAGATCGCCAAGGCGCTGGTGATGCAGCGCACGACCATGCCGACCTCCCAGAACACGATCCCCGCCGAGCAGATGCGCCTGATCCGCCGCAACGGCCAGGTGGTGCCCTGGAACCAGGACAAGATTGAGGTCGCGGTCCGCAAGGCGTTTCTGTCGATGAAGATGGAGTCCGATGCCGCGCCGCAGATCACGGCCCGTGTGAGCGAGCGCGCCCGTGGCCTGGGGATGACCTACATTCCGATCGAGACCGTGCAGGACCTGGTGCAAGAGGAGCTCGTGCTGGGCGGCTACATGAAGGTCGCCGAGGACTACATCCTCTACCGCGCCAAGCGCATGATGCTCCGCGCCTCGGAAGTGAGCCAGAGCAATGCTCCCGACCCGCAGTTCGCGCTCATCCCGGTCACCGAAGACGATGGCACGAGCAACTTCTGGGACGGTGAGGACCTGCGAAAGCGCATTCAGTTCGCATCGATCGGGCTGGACCTGTGCCTGAGCGCCGGGGAGATCGAGGCCGAGCTGCGCCGCTCCATCCGCGCCGATATCCGCCGCGAGGACCTCAACAAGACCATTGTCCTGAATGCCAAGATGCTGATGGAGCGCGATGCGGACTTCTCCTTCTTTGCGGGCCGCATCCTGCTGACCTACATCTACGAAGAGACCCTGACCTGGGATATTGTCCGCGATGGGATCGCCGGGCTCAAAGAGGCCCACAAGAAGGCGTTCAAGGCGTACTTGGACTACGGCGTGCAGATCGAGCGCCTCTCGCCCAATATCCTGAGCTACGATATCGACCGGCTCGCCAATGCGCTGGACCCCACTGCGGACCTAGACTTCGACTACCTCGGCCTCCAGACCCTCTACGACCGCTACCTCATCACCGACAAGACCGGCAAGCGCCCTCGCCGCCTGGAGGCGCCGCAGTTCTTCTGGATGCGTGTCGCCATGGGGCTGTTCTACGCCGACGCACAAAACAAAGAGGAGCATGCGCTCGAGCTCTACACGATGTACAAGAGCCGCCGCTTCTGCTCGTCGACCCCGACACTCTTCAACTCGGGGACGCTGCATAGCCAGCTGAGCTCCTGCTATCTCTACAAGGTAGATGACAGTATCGAGTCGATCATGATCCGTGGGATCGCGGAGAACGCGTTTCTCTCCAAGTGGGCCGGTGGTCTCGGGGGCTCGTGGACCGCGGTGCGCGGCACGGGCAGCCATATCAAGGGCACCAACGGCGAGTCCCAGGGGGTCATTCCCTTCCTGAAGATGCACAACGACCAGCTGGTCGCGGTGAACCAGGGCGGCAAGCGGGCGGGCTCGGGCTGTGCCTATCTTGAGGTCTGGCACAACGATATCTTCGACTTCCTGGAGCTGCGCAAGAACACGGGCGATGAGCGCCGCCGCACGCACGACATGAACACGGCCAACTGGATTCCCGACCTGTTCATGAAGCGCATGGAGGCCCGCGAGATGTGGACCCTGTTCCGCAGCTCCGATGTCCCCGACCTGCACGATCTCTTCGGTGCCGCGTTTGAGAAGCGCTACGCCGAGTACGAAAAAATGGCCGACGAGGGCAAGATCAATGGGCGCAAGGTCGAGGCGATCGAGCTCTGGAAGGCCATGCTCAAGCTGATCTTCGAGACCGGTCACCCCTGGATTACCTTCAAGGACCCATGTAATGTCCGCTCGCCCCAGGACCATGTGGGCGTGATCCACAGCAGCAACCTCTGCACCGAGATCACTCTCAACACCGGCCCCGAGGAGACCGCGGTCTGTAACCTGGGCTCGGTGATCCTGGACAACCACCTGACCCCGAGCGGCGAGATCGACCACGTGAAGCTGCGCGAGACGATCCAGATCGCGGTGCGGGCGCTGGACAATGTGATCGACATCAACTACTACCCCACCAAGCCCGCGGAGACATCGAACAAGCGCCACCGCCCGGTGGGGATGGGGGTCATGGGGCTCCAGTACGCGCTCTACAAGAAGGACATCCCGTTCGCATCGCAAGAGGCGGTGGAGTTCAACGACGAGTTCATGGAGGCGGTGGCCTACTACGCCTATGAGGCATCGAGCGACCTAGCCGCCGAGCGTGGCTCGTACTCGACCTTTGCGGGCAGCAAGTGGGACCGTGGCCTGCTTCCCGCCGATACGGTCGAGCTGCTAGAAAAAGAGCGCGGGGTCGAGATCAAGGTCGCCCGTGGCGGCAAGCTGGACTGGGCAAGCCTGCGCGAGAAGATCAAGACGCAGGGAATGCGCAACTCCAATGTCCTGGCAATCGCCCCGACCGCGACGATCGCCAATATCATGGGGACATCGCCCTGTATCGAGCCGATGTACAAGAACCTGTTTGTGAAGTCCAACCTCTCCGGCGACTTTGTGGTGCTGAACTCGTTCCTCGTGAAGGACCTGAAGGCGGCAGGGCTCTGGAACACAGAGATTGTCGATCAGATCAAGTACTTCGACGGCGACCTGCACAATATCGCGGAGATTCCGCAGGCGATCAAGGAGAAGTACCTGACGGCCTTCCAGATCCCCTACGAGTTCCTGATCGATGCGGGCGCTCGGCGGCAGAAGTGGATCGACCAGAGCCAGTCGCTCAACCTCTTCTTGGGCACCCCGGACATGAAGGCCCTCAGCCACATGT
- a CDS encoding ribonucleotide-diphosphate reductase subunit beta, with translation MQTTYTLGGKTFLLDEEKAEAALAAKRVINGRETMTFNLLPLRYQWAYNLYQKMKANHWEPEDIPMQRDAEQWRSDSALSDIDRWIVRMGIGYFSAAEGIVGDNIQHVVRELVTASELKLVLGRHAHEENIHADSLLYMISSLGIDPHECEAMFDDIETIRKKNEFVTRVSRSLRRDLDLTQLENKQLLAKNIFVFGQCMEGTQFYGLFGMILSLYRQGKLTGIGTMFRYTLRDESNHIEVFRNLFLGLIEENPDIWTPAFQQELSDLMEEAITLEKAFIRDCLPVAGLGLSSEEFEQYIDFIADRRLESVGLNPLNQGITNPLPWLAELMDIKKEQNFFEGRVTEYQKSSSLGQVDDDEL, from the coding sequence ATGCAGACCACCTACACCCTTGGGGGTAAGACCTTCCTTCTCGATGAGGAAAAAGCAGAGGCAGCACTCGCGGCCAAGCGCGTGATCAACGGTCGTGAGACCATGACCTTCAACCTGCTCCCGCTGCGCTACCAGTGGGCCTACAACCTCTACCAGAAGATGAAGGCCAACCACTGGGAGCCCGAGGACATCCCCATGCAGCGCGATGCCGAGCAGTGGCGCAGCGACTCCGCGCTCAGTGATATCGACCGCTGGATCGTCCGCATGGGAATCGGGTACTTCTCCGCAGCCGAGGGCATTGTCGGGGACAATATCCAGCACGTGGTCCGCGAGCTGGTCACCGCCTCCGAGCTGAAGCTGGTGCTGGGCCGCCACGCCCACGAAGAGAATATCCACGCCGACTCGCTGCTCTATATGATCTCGTCGCTAGGCATCGACCCCCACGAGTGCGAGGCGATGTTCGATGATATCGAGACGATCCGCAAGAAAAACGAGTTTGTGACGCGTGTCTCCCGCTCCCTCCGCCGCGACCTGGATCTTACCCAGCTGGAGAACAAGCAGCTGCTCGCCAAGAACATCTTTGTCTTTGGGCAGTGCATGGAGGGCACGCAGTTCTACGGCCTCTTTGGGATGATTCTCTCGCTCTACCGCCAGGGCAAGCTCACCGGGATCGGGACGATGTTCCGCTACACGCTCCGCGATGAGTCCAACCATATCGAGGTCTTCCGCAACCTCTTTTTAGGGCTGATCGAGGAGAACCCCGATATCTGGACCCCCGCGTTCCAGCAAGAGCTCTCGGACCTAATGGAAGAAGCCATCACGCTGGAGAAGGCCTTCATCCGAGACTGCCTCCCGGTCGCCGGCCTCGGGCTCTCGTCGGAGGAGTTCGAGCAGTACATCGACTTTATCGCGGACCGCCGCCTAGAGAGTGTCGGGCTGAACCCGCTGAACCAAGGAATCACCAACCCCCTGCCCTGGCTCGCCGAGCTCATGGACATCAAGAAGGAGCAAAACTTCTTCGAGGGCCGGGTCACCGAGTACCAGAAATCCTCGTCGCTCGGACAAGTGGACGACGACGAGCTGTAA
- a CDS encoding potassium channel family protein has protein sequence MYVIVIGGGNVGYYLTKDLVAAGHEVLLLEKDRARAQRLAEDLGEVVQQGDGCEARIMAEMGFARADVIVAATGEDEDNLIVCQMAKQRFGITRTISRVNSPANEALFAQLGIDTTVSATRLIFNLIEQEIEVDHLIPVAALARGHLEIVSIELSEQSPVVGRAIGEISLPGEAHIIAILRGDKGLLPSPNAILQTGDTVLTLVQQDQEPALHGVFSA, from the coding sequence ATGTACGTGATTGTGATTGGTGGCGGCAATGTCGGCTACTACCTGACCAAGGACTTGGTTGCGGCGGGCCACGAGGTGTTGCTCCTGGAGAAAGACCGTGCGCGTGCCCAGCGCCTCGCGGAGGATCTGGGTGAGGTCGTGCAGCAGGGCGATGGCTGTGAGGCCCGGATCATGGCGGAGATGGGCTTCGCCCGTGCCGATGTGATTGTCGCGGCGACCGGCGAGGACGAAGACAACCTGATTGTCTGCCAGATGGCCAAGCAGCGCTTTGGGATCACGCGGACGATCTCCCGTGTGAACTCTCCGGCCAACGAGGCCCTCTTTGCCCAGCTGGGAATCGACACGACCGTCTCCGCGACCCGCCTGATCTTCAACCTGATCGAGCAGGAGATCGAGGTGGACCACCTGATCCCCGTGGCGGCCCTCGCCCGTGGTCATCTGGAGATTGTCTCGATCGAGCTCTCGGAGCAGTCCCCGGTGGTCGGGCGCGCGATTGGCGAGATCTCGCTTCCCGGCGAGGCGCACATTATCGCGATCCTGCGCGGCGACAAGGGGCTCCTGCCCTCGCCCAACGCCATCCTCCAGACGGGGGATACCGTCCTCACGCTGGTACAGCAGGACCAGGAGCCCGCTCTCCACGGGGTCTTCTCCGCCTAA
- a CDS encoding potassium channel family protein gives MKVVIVGCGRVGSTLARLLADRHDVRVVDRTSESFRRLGSKFQGQKIVGPGTDMDVLKRAGIEGADAFISVTDGDNRNIMAAQIAKRIFNVPQVFTRIYDPSRAAVYAEMGIQTLCTTATAAGLFCDLVEGRRPDSFMDQLTSYLDAAQKV, from the coding sequence ATGAAAGTTGTAATCGTTGGCTGTGGTCGCGTCGGCTCCACCCTGGCACGCCTTCTCGCAGACCGTCACGATGTCCGTGTCGTGGACCGTACCTCCGAGTCCTTTCGGCGCCTCGGGAGTAAGTTCCAGGGCCAGAAGATTGTCGGACCGGGAACGGACATGGATGTCTTAAAGCGTGCGGGGATCGAGGGGGCGGACGCCTTTATCAGTGTGACGGATGGTGACAACCGTAACATCATGGCCGCCCAGATCGCCAAGCGCATCTTCAACGTGCCCCAGGTCTTCACCCGTATCTACGACCCCTCGCGGGCCGCGGTCTACGCCGAGATGGGAATCCAGACCCTCTGCACCACCGCCACCGCCGCCGGGCTCTTCTGCGACCTCGTGGAGGGCCGTCGCCCCGATAGCTTCATGGACCAGCTCACCAGCTATCTCGATGCCGCTCAGAAAGTGTAG